The nucleotide window TGATAGTAGAATGCCCTGGTGGGGTAGTAGATCACGGTGAGCTTTATCAGCAGGGCCATAAGGGCCAGCAAAATCGCGATGCCAATGCCGAAACGGGGAGTGTACGCCGCTGGTTCCACGTTTGAATCAAGCCCGGAGATGGCCAGGAGCGTACCGGATATTCCCGATGCCGCAACTGGATACCTCCACAGCTTTTTGTCTTCGGAAATCGATGAAATAGCCTCTGTCACTGCTTCAAATGCCCTCATCCCACCACCGTTGTTTATGGGCCTTTACACTATTTAATGTTTACTGTTTTAAGTTGTATGTCATGGGGAGAGATACTGAGTAACAACCCTCGCAACCGTTAAATCACCTATGAGTAATCGGTAAAACGGTGATTGCGATGCCCTCCTTTGAGATTGTCCGCGGGGACATAACCCGCTTTCCGGCGGAGGCCATAGTGAACGCGGCCAACCGCTATCTGGAGCACGGTGGTGGCGTGGCCTATGCCATAGCGAAGGCCGCCGCGGGAAACGTTGATGAATACATCCGGATAAGCAAAGATGCTATGAAAAAACAGCTGGGAAAGAGCTCAATTGAGCACGGCGAGGTTGTCGTAACTCCTCCTATGAGGCTCGAAAAGTTTGGGATCAAATACGTCATTCACACGGTCGGGCCATACTGCGGTGGAAAATGGGACGAGGACAAAAAGGGGAAGCTCAGGAAGGCCATTCTCGGCGCCTTGAGAAAAGCGGAAGAGCTCGGTGTCAAAACCATAGCCTTCCCGGCCATTAGCGCTGGCATCTACGGCTGTCCTTTGGAGGAGGTCGTGAGGACGTTCAAGGAGGTTGTGGAGGGGTTCTCGAAGGGAGCGAGGAGTGTGGAGAAGGTCTATCTCGTGCTGTACTCGGGGGACGCATACCGGACTGCGTTAAGTGTTTTTGGGTTGAATCGAATGTCAAAAATGTTATAAGTTCTGAATTTATCATTTATTTTGGTGGTAATAGTGGCTTCCTCCTGTGAAGGAACCGTCAAGCGAATTGCAGTCGGTTTGATACTGCTGTATCTGACGGGCTTTTTAATCCTCTATTACTCCATCAGGAAGCTGATATGTCTTTCCGTGGATTGCAGAGGTTACCCCGGACCTGTTGCTTCAATGAGCCCTGTTTACGGGCTGGACATGGCGGTGGCGGTTTTTGTAGTTGGAACTCTGTTTCTACTTGTGATGCTATACCTGAGCTTCGGTTTTGATGGGGCTTCCTCTGAGAAAGAAATGGATGAAGATGAGAAAACATCTTCTGTGGAAAACAGTTCAGATTTGAAGGGGTGAAATTGAATGTCGTTGGAACGTGTGGCATATGCTGTTTTGGTTCTTTTCTTGGGTTTCACCCCCTGCTTCTCCTCTCGGTGTTGCTGGTTAGTGGGGCAATGACTGAAAATGATTTAACATGTTGAACCTAAGCACTCACGGTGGTGCCGATGCGAATTGAGGACGTTTACATCTGGGACATCAACGCCAAGTGGCTCGGCATAACTCCTTACCAGCTCATGGAGAACGCCGGAGCGGGTGTTGCCAGAGTTATAGAGGAGCGCTTTGGAAAGGGGCTGAGGGTAGCGGTTTTCTCCGGGACCGGCAACAACGGCGGCGACGGCTTTGTAACAGCGAGACACCTCAGCTTCGAGAACGACGTTACTCTCTTCCTCGTCGGAGATGAGACGAAGATAAGGAGCGAAGAAGCGAGACACAACTGGGAGACACTCAAGGGCCTGGACTTTGTGAAGATCAAAGTCCTCAAGGACTCGGCATACATTAAAGCCCTTGATTTGTCTGGCTTTGACGTTATCGTCGACGCCCTCCTCGGGGCCGGCACAAAGGGCGAGCCGCGCGAGCCGATACGCTCTGCAATAGAGAAGATTAACGAATACGCGGGAAGGGCGAAGATAGTCAGCGTTGACCTGCCGAGCGGTTATCCAAGTGGAGTTCGCGTCAATGCCGACTTCGCGGTGACCTTCCAGTGGGACAAGGAGGAGTATGAAGGCTTCGAGCGCGTTGTGGTTAAGATAGGTTATCCGAAGGAGCTCTACCACCTCGTTGGCCCCGGTGATGCGAAGTTCGCTTTAAGGAAGAAGGGCGAGCACAAGGGGCAGAACGGTAAACTGCTCATCATCGGTGGGAGTTCCAGCTATTACGGTGCTCCTTACCTTGCTTCCAAGGGGGCGAGCTACCTCGTCGATTTGGTTTACTTAGCGATGCCCTCCGAACCGGCGAAACGGATAAGCGACCCCGATCTGATACTCAGGCCAGTTGAGGGAAGAAACTTCTCGCCGGGGCACGTTGATGAGCTCCTGAGCATAGCTGAAAAGGCCGATGCCGTCGTCCTCGGCCCGGGAATCGGTCTCGCTGAGGAAACGAAGGAGTTCGTCAGGGAATTTGTAAAGCGCTGCGAAAAGCCGATGGTCATAGATGCCGATGCCCTGAAGGCAGTGGCCGAGGACTTGGGTGTTCTCAAGGGCAAGACCTTCGTCCTAACTCCCCACACCGGTGAGTTTAAGGTTCTCTTTGGGGTGAAGCCGGAAGGCTCCCTCGGAGAGAAAGCCAAGCTCGTAGGGGAGAAAGCCGGAGAAGTTGGGGGAGTAATTCTTCTCAAAGGTGCTTACGACATCATAAGCGACGGGAAAACCTGGAAGTACAACAGAACCGGTAACAGGGGCATGACCACCGGGGGAACCGGGGACGTTTTAGCGGGCCTCGTTGGAGCACTCCTTGCACTCGGCAACGAGCCGCTAAGGGCCGCTTCCGCTGGCGCTTTCCTCAACGGCCTCGCCGGGGACATGGTGAAGGGGGAACTCGGCGAGAACTTCACCGCTTTGGAGGTCGCGAAGAAAGTGCCAAAAGCTGTTAGATGGGTGGTGGAGTTCTGAGGTGGTACGATGGGGCGTTTTTTGAAGGCCTTCCTTTTCCTTGCCGTTGCATCTTTGGTTCTGGTTTCCTTTCTTATCCCCCTTTCGGGAGAGAAGTACCCGATAGAAGTCGAGGCCCACTTCAGCTCTCCCTTTGAGTTTGAGGGTGCGGAGCTTATGGCCGGCTATCCCAACGAGGTTACCCACGTGGCGCTCTTCAAGTTCAAGCGCTCAGGCGGGGGTAGAAGGGACTTTCGGCTCGTGGAGGCCTTTGACCTTCCCGTCGATTACGTGGTGGCGGAGATACGCGACGGAGGCTCACTCTACTGCAGGGCGGCCATTGAGGATGGACGATTTGTGATTCATGAAGAAAACTGCTTCCCAACCCTTGAAGACGCCCTCAAGAGGAGGATAACTCTGAGTTCCTGCATCAACGGCACTTACCTCGGCTACAAAATTGAAAGGAACTCCATCGTTTACTTTCTCTTCCAGGCTTCAAACGAGACAACCTGCGTGAACGAGAGCGTTGAAGTCCTTGGAAGAACGTGGGGGGTTTTCGCGGAGATAACCGGGACGAACGGGACCCTCCTTTGCCCGGTGGAGGTCATTAACGGGACGTATCTCACCGACGAGGTTGTTGCTGTAAACGAAGGATGGTGCGGGTGATGAAAATGGCCTCCGAAAATGCGGTTCGGGTGCTCATGTCGGTTCCGGCCGTTGTCCTTGCGGTTGCTCTCCTCGCGGTTAGAGGGTTTTCCCCTGGGACGATGCTCGTTCTGGTCCTTCTCTGGGTCACTGGCGTCCTCTTCCCCCGCGCCTGGGAGTTTCGGAACGGGAAACTGGATGGGGGCACTCTGATTCAGAACGTTCTCCTTTATGCTACTTTAACCGCCTTGGTGGGGGCAGAGTACTTCTTCCTTGAAGGGACTGTTTACGGCATTTCGAAAGAGATGGCGATGTTCTTCACGGCCTGGCTTCTCAGTGGGGTTTTTGAGTTTCTCTGGCCCGGATTCGCGAGAAAGGGAACCAATCAAGTGTCGTCGTAAACAGAAACGGGAAGAATAATAGGGAATGGGTGGGGGCAGGGTTCAGCCCACCCCACAGTAGCTCCAGACGGAGTAGCCATACTGGCCATTGGCCGGGTCGTGGGCAGGGGCCTCGAGGTAGACCCAGCCGCTGGAGGAGACGTACTTGTCCACCCAGCCGCCGAGGTTGCCGGTGTACTCGTGTATGCAGGAGCCGGCGAACTTCGGGACGTAGACCCACCTTCCGACCTTGCTTGAGCCGAGGTTGATGTAGGTTATCAGTCCCGGCTTGTCCCCGTAGCCGTTTCTCACGAAAATAAGCTCGTCGCTGTCGTAGTAGACTATGTCGGTGCTTCCCCCGGCGAGGTGGTCGTGTATCCAGATGAGGTTCCTGAGCCTGTCCTTGTTGAGCCACTCCTCGTAGTCGCGGTAGAATATGACGGGCTGACCCTCGTAGGTGAGGATAAACGCATAAGCTGGATACTTGTTCCAGATTATGTCGGTGTCGTGGTTTGCCACGAAAGTCACCGCCTTGAACGGGTCGCGGCTGACCACTGTTTGACCGTATCTGAGGGCATCAACGAGGGCAGGGATGTTGTTGTTATCGAAGGCCTCGTCCATCTTGTAGTAGAGCGGGAAGTCGAAGACCTTGGCGTTGCTGTTGTATGCCCAGTTCAGGAGTGCATCGACGTTGGTGTCCCAGTACTCTCCGACGGCCCAGCCTCCCCACCAGCTGAGCCAGTCCTTGACGACCCACGCTCCATAACCCTTGACGTAGTCGAAGCGCCAGGCGTCGATGCCGATGCTCCTGAGATAGGCGGCGTAGCTCTCTTGGCTGGCCCAGAGCCAGTACTGATCCCAGCTCTTCTCGTGGGCGATGTCAGGATAGCTCCCGAAGGTCCCTTCGTCGCAGCACTTGACCTCGTTGGGGTGGAAGTCAAGGTAGTTGGCCGTGTACTTGCCCGACGCGACCTTTGAGAAGTCGGTCCAGGTGTAGTCGTTCACGAAGGGGTTCCACTCCAGGTCGCCGCCGGCGCGGTGGTTTATCACGATGTCCGCTATCACCTTCATGCCGTAAGAGTGGGCGGTGTTTATCATGTTCACCAGTTCCTGCTTCGAGCCGAATCTCGTTTCTACCGTCCCCTTCTGGTAGTACTCGCCGAGGTCGAAGTAGTCGTAGGGGTCGTAGCCCATGGAATAGCCGCCGCTCATGCCCTTGCTCGCAGGGGGAATCCATATCGCCGAAATCCCTGCGCTCGCCCAGTCCGGTATCTTCTGGGCTATCGTGTCCCACCAGATTCCCCCGCCTGGGACGTCCCAGTAGAAGGCCTGCATTATGACGCCGCCGTTCTCAAGGGTTTCCGCCTTCGCCGGAACCGCCGAGACGCTGAGAAAGACCAGAAGTACTAGAATTGCCACCAACACCTTTCTGGCCATGGCAATCACCACCGGATGGTCAGAATATATCACCGGTGGTGAAATATTTAAACTTTGCCACTATTGTTCATTGTGGAACGTAAAAGAACACTGAATGGATGGTCAGAAATGAAACATCCCGTTTCAACGTTGAGTTTCTCTTTCCGTGAGCCTGGCCCTTTGGGATCGGTTGAAAAGAAAGGCGGGATAACAAGGCTCAGTCGTCTTCAATCATCCCTCGGACCTCTTGGGCCTTTCCGCACAGCTCGCAGCTCTGCATGAAGACGAGCATGTTGAGGAGGTGGAAGAGCTCTATCTCTGTCAGCTCTATCCCCGCCTGGGATATCCTCTTGAGAACTGGCTGGGAGTTGATCTCTATCTCGTCCAGGACCTCTTTGGCGAGTTTTACCAGCTCTGTCCGGTTCTTTATCTTGAAACCCGCTTTCTCTAGGATCTGAACGAGCTTCTCGGCCTCTACCTGGAGGTACGCCTGTCTGAACTTCTCTATGTTCTCGTCCGGGTCTGCCTTGATGAGGAACAGCCTGGCGGCCCTGGAGTAGACCCTCTCGTTTCCGTGGGCTTCTATTTCTTCAACGAGTCCTGCTCTCTCCAGGGTCTTGATATGGCGGTAGACTGTTGTTCTGTCCTTTCCCAGGGCGTCACTCAGTTCGTTTATGGTCATGGGTCTCTCTCTGAGGAGCTGGAGAATCCTGAAGCGCGTCTCTTCTGAGAGCACCTTCACCTTCTCGGGCTCTGTGATTATCAAAACTTCCCTCACTCAGTACTCCTCCAGTTTGTCCTGGGGGGTTTCTCCCTCCTCAACGATCTTCCTACCCGCTGCAACCATGTCTATGCTGTGGACGACTCCTCCAAACTCCTCTATCGTCCTGACTATCTCGTCGTAGTCGAGGTTGTCGCCGGCCATCGTTATCTTGACGTTCTCCGTCTCCTTGTCTATCTCCACCAGCGTTATGTTGACGCCATCGACCCCGTCGAGCTCGCTGAGTCCGAGCGCCAGCTCCGTCACCATCGGCTGATGTGGCTTAAGCACGTCCAGGACAAGAAGTCTTATGCCCTTCGCCATATCCCATCGCTTCTCCTTTCCCCGTCATTTTTTAAGTATTTCTCCCAGCTTCTTCAAGAGCGCCAGGGTCTCCTCGTCGCGGCCCATCCTGGCCATGGCCAGCCACTCGATGGCGTGGATTATGTCCTCGTTGGAGAAGTCCTTAAGCGCCTCTTCGTTGGCCTCGATCTCCTTGGATATCTCCGTCTTGAACTCGTGCTCCTTTTTGAGGAGCTCATCCATCGTATTGAGCAGCTCGTCGTCATCGAACTCATAGCCAAGGGCCTTGAATATCTCCAGCTTTATCTTGAGCCTTGAGCGGGCGAAGTACCTCAACTCCTCATCGCCGAGGTACATGTTGATGTAGAACGCATCGGCGGTCCTTCCGTAGTACTTCTCCACCAGGTTGCCCTTCATCTCCGTCCTCTTTACCTCGACCAGGCCGGCTTCCTTGAGCTTCTCGATGTGGTGGTATATCGTCTGGGGCGTCTTCCCCAGTATCTCGCTGAGCTGGGAGATGGTCATCTCCTTGTTGCGGAGCAGTCCGAGTATCTTCCTTCTCGTGTCCTCAAGCATCAGCTTTATGACTTCTGGGTCGGTTATGACCTTCACTTTCGCCATCTGGATCACCCAATTTAAACGTTCTAATGCTTCTTTTAACGTTATGGCATATAACCCTTTTGCTTTCCCCCGGTAGCTTTATATATGTAAAGGCCATGGTTCATTAAGAACCATTGATGGACAAAATATCCACTTCCCTGGATGTACCCATCTGGGGAGGAAGGCTTAAATATGGGCTCCCGAAAAACCTTCGGAGGTGGGTAAGATGGAGGCTCCAAAGCTCGATTTCCTGTTTTATCCAAAGAGCGTCGCGGTCATCGGGGCGTCAAACGTCCCTGGAAAGGTTGGAAACGCCATAATGCGCTCGATAACTCTTCGCTACGATGGAAAGGTCTACGCGGTAAACGTCAAGGGCGGCGAGGTCGAGGTCAACGGGAAGCGCTTTAAAGTTTACAGGAGCATTAAGGAGATACCTGACGAGGTTGATGTTGCAGTCATAGCGGTTCCGGCGAAGTTCGTTCCCGACGTCATTGACGAGTGCGGCGAGAAGGGCGTTAAAGGGGCTGTTGTCATCTCCGCCGGCTTCAAAGAGGCCGGAAGGGCCGAGCTTGAGGAGGAACTCGTTAAGCGCGCCAGGAAGTGGGGAATAAGGCTCGTCGGCCCGAACTGTCTCGGCGTGACGAACCTCGAGAACGGCTTTGACTGCAACTTCAACCCGCCGGAGAGGCAGGCCAGGCCAGCCTTCGGAAAGGTCGCCTTCATGAGCCAGAGTGGAGCGTTCGGCGCTGCAATCCTCGACTGGGCCGCCAGCCACAAGATAGGAATGAGCAAGTTCATCAGCCTCGGCAACATGGCAGATTTAGATGAGAGCGACTTCATAGCCTACCTCGGCCAGGATGAGAAGACCGGAGTTATCACCGGCTACATCGAGGGCGTCAAGGACGGTAGGAAGTTCTTCAACGTCGCCAAGGAGGTCACCCTCAGGAAGCCCATCATCATCCTCAAGGCCGGCAGGACCGAGGCCGGAGCTAAGGCAGCTGCTTCCCACACCGGTTCTCTGGCAGGCTCCTACAAGATATACGAGGCCGCGTTCGAGCAGACTGGTGTTCTGAGCGCCAAGAGCATGCGCCAGCTCTTCAACTACGCGAAGGCCTTAGCCATGCAGAAGCCGGCCAGAGGAAACCGCGTGGCCATAGTCACCAACGGCGGTGGAGCGGGAGTCATGATGAGCGACGGCCTGCTCGAAAGGGGAATGAAGCTCGCCGAGCTGAGCGATGAGACCAACGAGCGCTTTAGGAAGGACATCGAGGAAGGCAAGCTCCCGCACCACATGTCCTACAGAAACCCGATTGATGTCATAGGCGATGCCCCGTCGAGCCGCTATGAGATAGCCATGCGCTATGCCCTCGAAGACCCGAACGTCGATGTCCTCGTCGTCATAGCGCTCTTCCAGAGCCCAGCCCTCGATGAGGGAATCGTTGAGGCCATGGAGAGAATGCAAGCTTACGGCAAGCCGATAGTCTTTGTCGCTCCAGGTGGAGACTATCCGCATAAGATGGCCAGGAACATCGAGCTCAAGGGCGTTCCCGTCTACGAGACCGTCGAGGACGGCGTCGATGCGGTCTACGCCCTCGTCAAGTACGGCGAGTGGCTGAGGGAGAATGGAAAACTTTAAATCCCCTTCTTCCCTTTCTCTTCCCATGCGCGGTGGTCGTTTTTGGCCCTGGTGAAGCCTTCCTTTTCTGCCCCGGCTTAGTCCTGAGTTTCGTTTCCACTGGAAATGGAGGTGTTTTGAATGGACGACTTTAAGGTCACCCCATGGGACGTTGAGGGTGTTGTGGACTACGCGAAGCTGATAGAGGAGTTCGGAACCAGTCCGCTGACGGACGAGCTGATAGAGAAGACCGCAGAGCTGACGAAGAGCGAACTGCCGATATACTTCAGGAGGAGGTTCTTCTTCTCCCACAGGGACTACGACAAGGTTCTGGCTGATTACGAGAGTGGAAAGGGCTTCTTCCTGTACACGGGGAGGGGTCCGAGCGGCCCGATGCACATAGGCCACATCATTCCATTCTTCGCCACAAAGTGGCTCCAGGAGAAGTTCGGCGTCAACCTCTACATCCAGATAACGGACGACGAGAAGTTCCTCTTCAAGGAGAAGCTCACCTTCGACGACACCAAGAGATGGGCCTACGACAACATCCTTGACATCATAGCTGTCGGCTTCGATCCGGACAAGACCTTCATCTTCCAGGACAGCGAGTTCACCAAGATATACGAGATGGCGATACCGATAGCGAAGAAGATAAACTACTCGATGGCCCGTGCTGTTTTTGGCTTCACGGAGCAGAGCAAGATTGGGATGATATTCTACCCGGCGATTCAGGCGGCGCCGACCTTCTTTGAGAGGAAGCGCTGTCTCATTCCAGCGGCTATAGACCAGGATCCGTACTGGAGGCTCCAGAGGGACTTTGCAGAGAGCCTCGGCTACTACAAGACCGCTGCCATTCACTCCAAGTTCGTGCCAGGCCTCATGGGCCTTGAGGGCAAGATGAGCGCCTCAAAGCCTGAAACAGCAGTTTACCTCACCGACGACCCGGAGGAGGCGGGTAAGAAGATATGGAAGTATGCTTTAACCGGAGGCAGGGCAACCGCAAAGGAGCAGCGCGAGAAGGGCGGCCAGCCGGAGAAGTGCGTCGTCTTCAAGTGGTTCGAGATATTCTTTGAGCCGGACGACAAGAAGCTCATGGAGCGCTACCACGCGTGCAAGAGCGGTGAGCTACTCTGCGGCCAGTGCAAGCGCGAGCTGATTGAGAGGGTTCAGGAGTTCCTGAAGGAGCACCAGAAGAAGCGCAAAGAAGCGGAAAAGAAGGTCGAGAAGTTCAAGTACACCGGCGAACTGGCGAGGGAGCAGTGGGATAAATCAATTCCGGAGCCGCTGAGGGTTTAGAACCCCCACCCTTCCTGGAATTCATTTTCTCCGCTTTCTTCGACTTCTCCCGTCTCCATTTCCACTCTGAACGGCTCTTCGGCTTTAACGTCCGGCCTCAGCCTTATGTCGAGGATGGCGCGCAGTGTGAATTCACCGTGCCCCATAATGAGAGTCTCGCCTCCGAGGCTGCCCGCCAGGCTCCTCGGGCTGACCGTTTTGTAGTTTCCGACGACCACCGTGCTCTCCTCTGGCAGCATGAGGGTGCTGAACTCGAAGGACGTTCCGGCCCCCAGAATCTTTTCGAAGCTGAAGCCCTCCGTCGTAAGCGCCACCTTTACCCGCCTCGCCTTCGTGAGGGTTGAGTACACGCTTCCCCTGATGAGTTTTCCGTCGCCCCTGAAGCTCACCTGGGCGGAGTCCTCCTGCGTTGAGACCGTCACCGTGCCCTCACCTTCCACACGCCCTTTGCTGGTCAGGAAGAGGAGCACCACGTCCCTGTACGGCTCGCTCAGCACCCTGACCGCCGGCGCCCTGATGAATCCGGTGCCGTCCGAGTAGACCGCGGCCTTGAACTCTCCATCGATGAACGGGATCCGCGGGCCCCGGGACATCCTCTCGGCCGTGAACTTTCTGCTCACGTGGTAGGTCCTGTTCTTTCCTCCGCTCCACCAGCCCCTCATCTCCAGAACGCCAACCTCGAAGTCCATCTCGCCTGGAATGGAAACTGCCGAGTCCGAGAACTCTGCGGCAGAGAAGAACGCTTCCGCTTTCTTTGATGCGGAGCGAACCCGTATTACGCCGTAGAGCCCGCCCCCGAATATCAGGAGCGCGAACGCGATGAAGAGCATCAGAAACAGCGTCCCCCCGGCAGCGCTCAGGAACATGTAGATCAGAGGCGCCATGAACGCCACCATGAAGATTAGTATGAATACCACCGCCAGGGTGCTTCCCCTGTCCCTGAGAACGACGACTTTCATGATGTCCACCAATGGGCTTCGGAGGGGTTGTTTATTACATTTTTCTTTTGATAGTCTCGCCGCTCACGGGGGGTGCAATGATTAGCTCAATGAGTAACTAAACAACCGAGACCTTTTTAAGTCTTGCCAGTGTAATAAGGCCTCGAAGAGGCTACCGTAAAACAACCCCACTAAGAGGGGTTTCACGTTACCCTCCAGCATTAGAGGGTTGACGCTGTTAAGCGTCCTTTCAAAACCGCCTTTGAGCAGTCAAAACCTCTGAAGGGTGGCCGTTGAGCGATAACCCCGAGCGGGTTTTTACCCGTAGGGGTAACGGGCCCGAGACCGGGCCTGCGGGCCGAGCCGAAACTCGCGAGAGGAGTAGGTGATGGGCCCGCGAACCGAACCGCCCCTTCACGGCGGGGAGGAGGTCAGCTTTCCCGCGAGCGGTTTATAACCCCTGCCCCGAATTTATGCCGGTGTTGCATCATGGTGCGCCTCCCCTTCCGTGACACGTACTACGAAATCAGGCCGAGCAAGATAGTGGCCCTTGCCAAGAACTACGCAGAACACGCTAAAGAGATGAAGGGCAATGTCCCTGAAAGGCCGGTCTTCTTCCTCAAACCACCGAGTGCACTGATAGGGCCCGGCGAGCCGATAATACTGCCGAGGATGAGCAAAAGGGTTGACCACGAGGTTGAGCTGGCGGTGATAATCGGGAAGCGCGGGAGGAGAATCCCGAGGGAAAAGGCGTTCGATTATATCCTCGGCTACACGATACTCCTTGACATAACGGCGAGGGACCTTCAGGCCGAGGCGAGGGAGAAGGGTCTCCCATGGACGATAGCGAAGGGCTTTGACACCTTTGCCCCGGTCGGGCCGAGGGTGGTTGACAGGCGCGAGCTGAACATAGCAGACCTTGAAATCGGCCTCAAGGTGAACGGCCAACTCAGGCAACTCGGAAGGACGAGCGAGATGGTCTTCAAGGTCCCGGAGATAATCGAATACATCTCGACCATAATGACACTCGAACCCGGCGACATAATAGCGACCGGAACCCCGGCCGGAATAGGCCCGCTCAGGCACGGCGACAGGGTTGAGGCGTGGATTGAGGGAATCGGGAAAGTTGAATTCGACGTTCTGGCCGAGGGCTCGATACTCTGCTGAAAAACTTTTTTAAGTTTTTAATCTTTAACTGTCTCCGGTGGTGTTATGAAGAGGGTGCGTTTGGGGGTCGTCCTCCTGCTGGTTCTCTCTGTTGCGATGGCTGGCTGTCTGGACAACAACTTCGTCTACGCCAGGGGAAAGAGCGTTCCGGCCGGGGAGAGCAGAGAGTGGCCCTTCAGGGGTCCGGCGAACCTTAGCGTTGAGATAAGCTCCAGCGTTCCGGTTGAGGTGAAGGTTGTCTCCCCCGACGGAACCGTGCTGAGGGATTTTGGAACCGTCAGGGAAGTGAATGGGGTCGTTGAACTTCCTGAGGGTAGATGGAAGGTCGTGGTGAAGAACCCCGGCAATGAGACCGCGGTCATTGACGTGACCATTAAGGCCTGAGCCTTCGTTTTTTCCCGGGCTTTTCCTAAATCGCTTCAGCCTTTTCAAGTTTCAACTAACCATCGTTCGGCAGATTAAACGACACATTAAACGCCCTTCGAGCCTCCAATGTCGTAATGTGCGTTGGTGTCCACTTGTCCATCTTCCTGATGAATTTTTATTCATGCTAAGACTAAAAACGGCATAGAAGTTCCTTTCAACTCGTTTCTGGTTTTAACTTCGCGTTCTTGACTTTTACAGGGCTGAAAAACTTTATATTCTGAAACGGGCCAACCTCCAAGGAATGCACATTCCTAAAGAACGTGGACATGAATGCTCATAACTGTACAGGAGGTTGGGAGATGGCGGACGCCAACTGGAAGCTTGGAGAAGCGAGCTGGAAGAGTAAGGATTCGGACGAGACCTACCGCGAAGTGACGCCCGCTGCTATAATCCTCGGCGTCATCTGGGGCGCCTTCATGGCCGCCAGCTTCACCTACGCGGGAATGATAATGGGCTTCACCTCCGGCGGTTCAGCGATAGCCGCCATCGTCGGATGGGGAGTCCTCAGGGGAATTCTCAAGAAGGGAACCGTCGTCGAG belongs to Thermococcus camini and includes:
- a CDS encoding DUF211 domain-containing protein; translation: MAKGIRLLVLDVLKPHQPMVTELALGLSELDGVDGVNITLVEIDKETENVKITMAGDNLDYDEIVRTIEEFGGVVHSIDMVAAGRKIVEEGETPQDKLEEY
- a CDS encoding alpha-amylase codes for the protein MARKVLVAILVLLVFLSVSAVPAKAETLENGGVIMQAFYWDVPGGGIWWDTIAQKIPDWASAGISAIWIPPASKGMSGGYSMGYDPYDYFDLGEYYQKGTVETRFGSKQELVNMINTAHSYGMKVIADIVINHRAGGDLEWNPFVNDYTWTDFSKVASGKYTANYLDFHPNEVKCCDEGTFGSYPDIAHEKSWDQYWLWASQESYAAYLRSIGIDAWRFDYVKGYGAWVVKDWLSWWGGWAVGEYWDTNVDALLNWAYNSNAKVFDFPLYYKMDEAFDNNNIPALVDALRYGQTVVSRDPFKAVTFVANHDTDIIWNKYPAYAFILTYEGQPVIFYRDYEEWLNKDRLRNLIWIHDHLAGGSTDIVYYDSDELIFVRNGYGDKPGLITYINLGSSKVGRWVYVPKFAGSCIHEYTGNLGGWVDKYVSSSGWVYLEAPAHDPANGQYGYSVWSYCGVG
- a CDS encoding ArsR family transcriptional regulator, which gives rise to MAKVKVITDPEVIKLMLEDTRRKILGLLRNKEMTISQLSEILGKTPQTIYHHIEKLKEAGLVEVKRTEMKGNLVEKYYGRTADAFYINMYLGDEELRYFARSRLKIKLEIFKALGYEFDDDELLNTMDELLKKEHEFKTEISKEIEANEEALKDFSNEDIIHAIEWLAMARMGRDEETLALLKKLGEILKK
- a CDS encoding acetate--CoA ligase family protein, which codes for MEAPKLDFLFYPKSVAVIGASNVPGKVGNAIMRSITLRYDGKVYAVNVKGGEVEVNGKRFKVYRSIKEIPDEVDVAVIAVPAKFVPDVIDECGEKGVKGAVVISAGFKEAGRAELEEELVKRARKWGIRLVGPNCLGVTNLENGFDCNFNPPERQARPAFGKVAFMSQSGAFGAAILDWAASHKIGMSKFISLGNMADLDESDFIAYLGQDEKTGVITGYIEGVKDGRKFFNVAKEVTLRKPIIILKAGRTEAGAKAAASHTGSLAGSYKIYEAAFEQTGVLSAKSMRQLFNYAKALAMQKPARGNRVAIVTNGGGAGVMMSDGLLERGMKLAELSDETNERFRKDIEEGKLPHHMSYRNPIDVIGDAPSSRYEIAMRYALEDPNVDVLVVIALFQSPALDEGIVEAMERMQAYGKPIVFVAPGGDYPHKMARNIELKGVPVYETVEDGVDAVYALVKYGEWLRENGKL
- a CDS encoding ArsR/SmtB family transcription factor, encoding MREVLIITEPEKVKVLSEETRFRILQLLRERPMTINELSDALGKDRTTVYRHIKTLERAGLVEEIEAHGNERVYSRAARLFLIKADPDENIEKFRQAYLQVEAEKLVQILEKAGFKIKNRTELVKLAKEVLDEIEINSQPVLKRISQAGIELTEIELFHLLNMLVFMQSCELCGKAQEVRGMIEDD
- a CDS encoding tryptophan--tRNA ligase, with translation MDDFKVTPWDVEGVVDYAKLIEEFGTSPLTDELIEKTAELTKSELPIYFRRRFFFSHRDYDKVLADYESGKGFFLYTGRGPSGPMHIGHIIPFFATKWLQEKFGVNLYIQITDDEKFLFKEKLTFDDTKRWAYDNILDIIAVGFDPDKTFIFQDSEFTKIYEMAIPIAKKINYSMARAVFGFTEQSKIGMIFYPAIQAAPTFFERKRCLIPAAIDQDPYWRLQRDFAESLGYYKTAAIHSKFVPGLMGLEGKMSASKPETAVYLTDDPEEAGKKIWKYALTGGRATAKEQREKGGQPEKCVVFKWFEIFFEPDDKKLMERYHACKSGELLCGQCKRELIERVQEFLKEHQKKRKEAEKKVEKFKYTGELAREQWDKSIPEPLRV
- a CDS encoding NAD(P)H-hydrate dehydratase; translated protein: MRIEDVYIWDINAKWLGITPYQLMENAGAGVARVIEERFGKGLRVAVFSGTGNNGGDGFVTARHLSFENDVTLFLVGDETKIRSEEARHNWETLKGLDFVKIKVLKDSAYIKALDLSGFDVIVDALLGAGTKGEPREPIRSAIEKINEYAGRAKIVSVDLPSGYPSGVRVNADFAVTFQWDKEEYEGFERVVVKIGYPKELYHLVGPGDAKFALRKKGEHKGQNGKLLIIGGSSSYYGAPYLASKGASYLVDLVYLAMPSEPAKRISDPDLILRPVEGRNFSPGHVDELLSIAEKADAVVLGPGIGLAEETKEFVREFVKRCEKPMVIDADALKAVAEDLGVLKGKTFVLTPHTGEFKVLFGVKPEGSLGEKAKLVGEKAGEVGGVILLKGAYDIISDGKTWKYNRTGNRGMTTGGTGDVLAGLVGALLALGNEPLRAASAGAFLNGLAGDMVKGELGENFTALEVAKKVPKAVRWVVEF
- a CDS encoding [protein ADP-ribosylglutamate] hydrolase; translation: MPSFEIVRGDITRFPAEAIVNAANRYLEHGGGVAYAIAKAAAGNVDEYIRISKDAMKKQLGKSSIEHGEVVVTPPMRLEKFGIKYVIHTVGPYCGGKWDEDKKGKLRKAILGALRKAEELGVKTIAFPAISAGIYGCPLEEVVRTFKEVVEGFSKGARSVEKVYLVLYSGDAYRTALSVFGLNRMSKML